One window from the genome of Rhizobium sp. Pop5 encodes:
- a CDS encoding biotin carboxylase N-terminal domain-containing protein, with translation MVASRRRIGSLASPAILLVARANGAKVVHPGYEFLSENA, from the coding sequence CCGCCGGCGGATCGGAAGCCTTGCATCACCGGCCATTCTGCTCGTCGCCCGCGCGAACGGCGCCAAGGTCGTTCATCCGGGCTATGAATTCTTGTCGGAAAACGCCTGA
- a CDS encoding dihydrofolate reductase family protein, which produces MSATVLFMSMSLDGYIAGPNDEVGNPGGDDFMRLHEWYGDFSRPTGPVGELWDEWNAPGAILAGRRTVEQVDHWGGDNQGVAIFVPSHSPPGPSVANYPLVKYVSDGIASAVAQAKAAAGDRNVLMLGAYTAQRALEAGVLDELQIHQVPVLFGCGRRMFEVLPSRIELEIVRVIDTPEATHIRYRVRR; this is translated from the coding sequence ATGTCTGCAACAGTGCTCTTCATGTCCATGTCACTAGACGGGTATATCGCGGGGCCTAACGACGAAGTGGGCAATCCCGGCGGCGACGACTTTATGCGGCTGCACGAGTGGTACGGGGATTTTTCCCGACCGACCGGACCGGTCGGAGAATTATGGGACGAATGGAACGCGCCAGGTGCGATTCTGGCGGGCCGGCGAACCGTGGAGCAGGTCGATCACTGGGGCGGTGACAATCAAGGTGTCGCGATCTTCGTACCCAGTCACAGCCCGCCCGGGCCATCCGTCGCGAATTATCCGTTGGTCAAATACGTGAGCGACGGGATCGCGAGCGCAGTGGCGCAGGCGAAGGCCGCCGCCGGGGACCGGAACGTGTTGATGCTTGGCGCGTATACGGCGCAACGGGCGCTGGAAGCTGGCGTGCTCGACGAACTGCAAATACACCAGGTTCCAGTCTTGTTCGGATGTGGCCGCCGAATGTTCGAAGTCTTACCATCTCGCATCGAGTTGGAGATCGTTCGGGTGATCGATACACCCGAGGCCACGCACATCCGCTACCGCGTCCGCCGCTGA